From a region of the Vairimorpha necatrix chromosome 4, complete sequence genome:
- a CDS encoding DDE-TNP-IS1595 domain-containing protein produces the protein MEERIHTREEIEIKCNNLIIKLQDQSCDICSNRMRKERKGSYNLKCTWKGYCSKKHITLLLKKLKEMNIYDKYLSSLSIMGGEGIIVEIDETKVGKNKNHRVKLVKGFWCFGMVERTIERKIIILYIKKRNKETLTNLLVKYVSTKSTI, from the exons atggaGGAGAGAATTCATACAAgagaagaaattgaaatcaaatgtaataatttaataatcaaATTACAAGATCAATCTTGTGATATATGTTCTAATAGAATGAGGAAAGAAAGAAAAGGCAGTTATAACTTAAAATGTACTTGGAAAGGTT ATTGTTCAAAAAAACACATaacattattattaaaaaaattaaaagaaatgaaTATTTACGACAAGTATTTATCTTCTCTAAGTATTATGGGCGGAGAAGGTATAATAGTTGAAATTGATGAGACAAAAGTTGGAAAGAATAAAAACCATAGAGTTAAATTAGTGAAGGGCTTCTGGTGTTTTGGCATGGTCGAACGTACCATCGAACGAAAAATCATAATactatatattaaaaaacgaaataaAGAAACGCTTACTAATCTTTTAGTGAAATATGTAAGTACGAAAAGTACTATATAA